DNA sequence from the Fervidobacterium thailandense genome:
TCGAAGTGCCGTGGAAATCAAAAGCAGTATGTACAACTTTACGAAAAGATAGACACCGGAGAAGGCATAATTATCCACGGAGGCTTTGCAAGAGGAGTTCCTGTCGAGCAATACTTTGATCCAACTGCTGGTATTGTGAAGAGAGCCAGGAGGACGCTCATAGATAAGAAACTCAGGGTTGCGGAAGCTGGTTATTTCACGCGAAAACTTGTGGAATTCCTTGGAAGTGTTCGAGTCAGAGAACACTTGCAAGAGTACACACTACACGAGATCGATTTGAACAAGTCAATGTACAAACGTACACCTAATGGAGATGATGATGTGAAACTTCGAGACGTGTTCGGTAAATCAAGGTTCATGTACAGATGGATCCTGACTGACGATGGTAGAACAATTTTCATTGACAGCGAAGATAAAATTCCAGATCACTTCTGGATCTACTCACCAAAAGTTGTCCCGGTTGAGAACAACACCTACGCGGTCAGCGCCAAATGGTGTGGAAAAGACATCTCAAAGCTTTCAGAATATAGTGATGGAGAATACCTGGGAGTTTCAGCAGGACACGTCATTGGTGAGCGTGGAACGCAGTTATCCATGGAAACTTTCCACACCGGTGGAAGAGGGTTGAGTATGGGAAGAGTCAGTGCTTCTGTATTTCAAAGGGCATTCAACGCCACATCCTACCAAGAATTTCTCGAAAGCATCGAACAAGACTTTTATAACGATATGAACGAATCTCTACTGGAAAAACTAAATTCAGCATCGCTTTATTTTGAGCTTCTCTACAACTTTGCTCAGCAGTTAAAAACTGAGGGAATCAAGTCCGTAAACGAATTCTTCTTCAACCTGGAAAAACGAGGGCCGCTAACTTGTATGTCGTTCGAAAGAGGACTCGATATTTTAGAAGACATTGAAATAGGAAGAGAATATATAGAAACCCATCCGAGGGTTGAATACGCTTTCTTCAGGAGGTGCATCTGAAAATGAAACAAAGTATAACCCAAAAACATGGGCAGAAGCAAAAAATAAAATTGGTTCTTCAACAAACTCTCCAAGAAACAATGGACTTAACGAGTAGAACAGACTCCACTATCCCTCCCGAACTTGGCGAACCAATTGACGATGACGACCAAAGCTACACGGAACGAAAGCACAACGAAGAACTGGAAGCCATCCAACTGAATCCCGAGGTTGGACTCTTGCCAAGTAAGGATTTCTCATGCGCCGTTGTGAGAACGGAAAGAGGGTATAGCATTTTGAGCTTTTCTCAAAGTCCAATAGATGATGGATTTATCAACGCTATCAAATCATTCCCGATTTTCGAAAAACTCGATTCAGAAAAACTACTACACCTCCTCACAGACGAGAGATCATCGGACTTGTTCGGGGTGAAGCGTGGAGAACTCAGCAAGTTAATTGTACTTCTGCCAAACTCTGAAATCATCACACTGAGTATGATGAAAAGAAAAAGAGGAAAGAACGAGCCGTTGGACGACAAGTATTATAGAATTTTCCGATCAATAATCTTCAAACACATAGACGAAATTAACCAGCTAACTCCCAAAGATTTTGAAAACATCAAAACATTCGAGGAATTTTGCGATACGTTTTTCAAAAAAGTAGGAATAATTAGCGATATGAGAATCAACATGATGGAAGCGTTAGAATACAGCGAAAGGGCAAAGAGGACTTTCAGAGAATACTTCGAATTCTTTTGTGGGGAGGATGGCAAAGGAGGGGGAAAATGAAGAAGATATTCGTCCAAAACGATCTGATCGACGTTGTAACAGAAATCTTAGAAAGTTTGAAAAATCAGTTCACGCTTAAGGAAGAAAAATTGGAGCTCAACGGTATTTTAACGTCAAAACCGGAGGAATTAGATGAATGCTTCTTGTATATAGGTCGACTGGAAGAAAAATATCTTGAAAAGCTTAAGGGTAAAGAGATTATAATCGTATTCGAGAAACAATTCGAAGCTGAGCTTTTCGAACACTTCCTTGAGCTTGAAATTATAGGTGTCTTTAGGAAAGAAAGGTTAAAAGTCGAATTTGAGGAAAAAGGAAACTTTGAAAAACTGTTGAAGGAAGTTTTGAGAAGGCAAAACTACAATGTGAAATTCGTGGATGGAAGCTACTATCAAGAGGTTCCCTTCAAAAACATCAAAAATTGGAAATTCTCCGTAAAAATGAATGACCCAAAGCAACTTTACGAAAAAATCAAGTTCGTATCGATATTTCTCGATCCGACCATGCGGTCATTTTCTCGAGCCTTAAGAAAGATAATCCAGGACTTCAGACGAGTTTATGAAACTTACTTCCCAATGTATGCTCGTACTGAGGCAGGAAACGTATCAAAAACCGAGTGTAAGAAGAACGAAATATTGAGCAAAAAAATACACGAAAATCTCCAGAAACAAATGGAAAATTGCAGAAAGGAGCTACTCGAGAAACACAAAATATTCAGTTTACCGTCACTACTAATTGAAGGTGAAACGGGAACCGGAAAATCACTAATAGCTGAGATAATTGCAAGAAGTGCGATGAACGATGAAGCTTTTCAGACGCGTTTCAAGCGAATATCGCTGGCAAATATCGGTAAAGAGTTAGTTGACGGAGCACTCTTTGGAAGTGTGAAAGGAGCGTACACAGGCGCCGAAGAGGACAAGCTTGGAATAATCCTGGAAAATGTTTTCGGCATACTCTTTATCGACGAAATTGCCGAGGTTCCCCCAGATGTCCAAGCGAAACTCCTAATCTACATGGACGACTACATGGTAAGACCCCTGGGCTTTGATAAGGGTGGAATTTTTGCTCCGGTTGTCATTATTGCGGCGACGAATAGAGATTTGAAAAGAGAAATTGCACTGCGCAAGTTTCGAAGTGATCTGTATCACAGATTTAAGCACAAACTGTACATACCTCCTCTTAGAGAAAGGAGAGAAGATATACGCTTCCTCATAAACTTCGTTTTGCTAAATCCAACGATCAATCCTATTGACGAAAATGGAAATTACGCAGTTGACAAAATCTCTCTTGAAGCGATCAGCGTTTTAGAAAACTATGATTACCCAGGAAACTTCCGAGAGCTTGAGGAGATACTCAAAAGCGCCGTAAGCAGCGCCTTAGCCGAAGGACTTAGCATCATACTACCAAGACACCTCAAGTTACCAAGGCAACCGAGAATTTAGTCAAAGAACAAAGATAGAAATTCTTCCATATACTCCAAAGCCATAGAAAAATGCAATCAGTGAGAAAATTGTTGACCCCCCGCACCGAAGTGCGGGGGGTTTTGTTTAATATGTCTGCTCGCCAACTTTAACCACACCGAAGTTGTCAAAACCACTGCTCCTATTCCCATGAGAAAATTCAGGGATACTTTTGCGAGTATCTTCAAAGCTTGTTTACAGTATGACAGTTCCAGCGTTGTTTATGGTCAGTGGGGACGGACTCCAGCAAGAATTTCCGCACTTTTGTGTGGAAAAATCAACAACTTTGTGGTATAATTCAAACAGCGCACACTCAACAACACATACCAAAACGCACGAAATCGTGTAAAGCACTTTTTCACAATCACTCGTAAAACATCCCCATCACA
Encoded proteins:
- a CDS encoding sigma-54-dependent transcriptional regulator, whose translation is MKKIFVQNDLIDVVTEILESLKNQFTLKEEKLELNGILTSKPEELDECFLYIGRLEEKYLEKLKGKEIIIVFEKQFEAELFEHFLELEIIGVFRKERLKVEFEEKGNFEKLLKEVLRRQNYNVKFVDGSYYQEVPFKNIKNWKFSVKMNDPKQLYEKIKFVSIFLDPTMRSFSRALRKIIQDFRRVYETYFPMYARTEAGNVSKTECKKNEILSKKIHENLQKQMENCRKELLEKHKIFSLPSLLIEGETGTGKSLIAEIIARSAMNDEAFQTRFKRISLANIGKELVDGALFGSVKGAYTGAEEDKLGIILENVFGILFIDEIAEVPPDVQAKLLIYMDDYMVRPLGFDKGGIFAPVVIIAATNRDLKREIALRKFRSDLYHRFKHKLYIPPLRERREDIRFLINFVLLNPTINPIDENGNYAVDKISLEAISVLENYDYPGNFRELEEILKSAVSSALAEGLSIILPRHLKLPRQPRI